One window from the genome of Oryctolagus cuniculus chromosome 1, mOryCun1.1, whole genome shotgun sequence encodes:
- the TSPAN32 gene encoding tetraspanin-32 isoform X3 — MSPGRRVRVAKCQMLATCFLVVLLALCVATFVTVTYFGAHMAVIHQVSPGRNPYEESHRWAFYLGTGLAGILATGAVLSAAATVREAQGLMATGFLCFALAFCALVQVVLWRLHHPTQVEEAALDTFDLVYDRALRTTSGAWQRELAAIQDAATGACGASVSLSVLPAWGLGEQPHPPGPVPSSCAVGRGRLSASWNAQVPTIVTEPGHRERTAWRASGASCGHSRRWTSPCSAPPWPSRCLPVPSRTFQNGVSPLSNIPQQPHNVLYNTPRPQ, encoded by the exons ATGAGCCCTGGCCGCAGAGTCAGAGTCGCCAAGTGCCAGATGCTGGCCACCTGCTTCCTTGTCGTG CTGCTGGCCCTGTGTGTGGCCACCTTCGTGACTGTCACCTACTTTGGGGCCCACATGGCCGTCATCCACCAGGTGTCCCCGGGGAGGAACCCCTACGAGGAATCGCACCGCTGGG cCTTCTACCTGGGGACCGGCCTGGCGGGAATCCTGGCCACGGGGGCCGTGCTGAGCGCCGCAGCCACAGTGAGGGAGGCCCAGGGCCTCATGGCCACG gGATTCCTGTGCTTTGCCCTGGCCTTCTGCGCCCTGGTGCAGGTGGTCCTCTGGAGGCTCCACCACCCAACCCAG GTGGAGGAGGCCGCGCTGGACACCTTCGACCTGGTGTACGACCGGGCGCTGAGGACCACGTCTGGCGCCTGGCAGCGGGAGCTGGCGGCCATCCAGGACGCG GCCACCGGTGCCTgtggtgcctcagtttccctatccgTCCTGCCCGCCTGGGGGCTTGGAGAGCAACCGCATCCCCCTGGGCCCGTTCCCAGTTCCTGTGCTGTGGGAAGAGGTCGCCTTTCAGCTTCCTGGAACGCACAGGTGCCAACCATTGTCACGGAGCCGGGGCACCGAGAGAG GACTGCCTGGAGGGCATCCGGAGCTTCCTGTGGACACAGCAGAAGGTGGACCTCGCCCTGCTCAGCACCGCCCTGGCCCTCACG CTGTCTCCCAGTgccttctagaacattccagaatggAGTCAGTCCTCTCAGCAACATTCCACAGCAGCCTCATAATGTCCTCTACAACACACCACGTCCACAGTAG
- the TSPAN32 gene encoding tetraspanin-32 isoform X4 yields the protein MSPGRRVRVAKCQMLATCFLVVLLALCVATFVTVTYFGAHMAVIHQVSPGRNPYEESHRWAFYLGTGLAGILATGAVLSAAATVREAQGLMATGFLCFALAFCALVQVVLWRLHHPTQVEEAALDTFDLVYDRALRTTSGAWQRELAAIQDAATGACGASVSLSVLPAWGLGEQPHPPGPVPSSCAVGRGRLSASWNAQVPTIVTEPGHRESPLPRTAWRASGASCGHSRRWTSPCSAPPWPSRCTPCCSPPSSGSPSARAAACTAEANTP from the exons ATGAGCCCTGGCCGCAGAGTCAGAGTCGCCAAGTGCCAGATGCTGGCCACCTGCTTCCTTGTCGTG CTGCTGGCCCTGTGTGTGGCCACCTTCGTGACTGTCACCTACTTTGGGGCCCACATGGCCGTCATCCACCAGGTGTCCCCGGGGAGGAACCCCTACGAGGAATCGCACCGCTGGG cCTTCTACCTGGGGACCGGCCTGGCGGGAATCCTGGCCACGGGGGCCGTGCTGAGCGCCGCAGCCACAGTGAGGGAGGCCCAGGGCCTCATGGCCACG gGATTCCTGTGCTTTGCCCTGGCCTTCTGCGCCCTGGTGCAGGTGGTCCTCTGGAGGCTCCACCACCCAACCCAG GTGGAGGAGGCCGCGCTGGACACCTTCGACCTGGTGTACGACCGGGCGCTGAGGACCACGTCTGGCGCCTGGCAGCGGGAGCTGGCGGCCATCCAGGACGCG GCCACCGGTGCCTgtggtgcctcagtttccctatccgTCCTGCCCGCCTGGGGGCTTGGAGAGCAACCGCATCCCCCTGGGCCCGTTCCCAGTTCCTGTGCTGTGGGAAGAGGTCGCCTTTCAGCTTCCTGGAACGCACAGGTGCCAACCATTGTCACGGAGCCGGGGCACCGAGAGAG CCCTCTGCCCAGGACTGCCTGGAGGGCATCCGGAGCTTCCTGTGGACACAGCAGAAGGTGGACCTCGCCCTGCTCAGCACCGCCCTGGCCCTCACG gtgcacgccctgctgctctcctccttcctctggtTCGCCATCCGCACGTGCCGCGGCCTGCACCGCAGAGGCAAATACGCCCTGA
- the TSPAN32 gene encoding tetraspanin-32 isoform X7 has protein sequence MARAGPRLCTTEALGRPGWAPLQPRTLPLCGEGEGEGRLLLFSLSNEMVSGKCCLLGWRGAWSLGGSLERWIPDEEGSPQPRAGRRRRGIPVLCPGLLRPGAGGPLEAPPPNPAQVEEAALDTFDLVYDRALRTTSGAWQRELAAIQDAFLCCGKRSPFSFLERTGANHCHGAGAPREPSAQDCLEGIRSFLWTQQKVDLALLSTALALTVHALLLSSFLWFAIRTCRGLHRRGKYALTPRQPPPESVLPLQSRR, from the exons atggccagggctggcccgagACTCTGCACCACGGAGGCtctggggaggcctgggtgggctcctctgcagcccaggaccctccctctctgcggggagggggagggggaggggcggctgtTGCTCTTTTCCTTGAGCAATGAGATGGTTTCTGGAAAATGCTGTCTCCTGGGCTGGCGCGGGGcctggagcctgggaggcagcctagAGCGATGGATTCCAGATGAGGAAGGCAGCCCACAGCCaagggcggggaggaggaggagaggg ATTCCTGTGCTTTGCCCTGGCCTTCTGCGCCCTGGTGCAGGTGGTCCTCTGGAGGCTCCACCACCCAACCCAG CACAGGTGGAGGAGGCCGCGCTGGACACCTTCGACCTGGTGTACGACCGGGCGCTGAGGACCACGTCTGGCGCCTGGCAGCGGGAGCTGGCGGCCATCCAGGACGCG TTCCTGTGCTGTGGGAAGAGGTCGCCTTTCAGCTTCCTGGAACGCACAGGTGCCAACCATTGTCACGGAGCCGGGGCACCGAGAGAG CCCTCTGCCCAGGACTGCCTGGAGGGCATCCGGAGCTTCCTGTGGACACAGCAGAAGGTGGACCTCGCCCTGCTCAGCACCGCCCTGGCCCTCACG gtgcacgccctgctgctctcctccttcctctggtTCGCCATCCGCACGTGCCGCGGCCTGCACCGCAGAGGCAAATACGCCCTGACGCCACGGCAGCCCCCGCCAGAGTCGGTGCTACCCCTCCAGAGCCGCCGCTAG
- the TSPAN32 gene encoding tetraspanin-32 isoform X8, with product MSPGRRVRVAKCQMLATCFLVVLLALCVATFVTVTYFGAHMAVIHQVSPGRNPYEESHRWAFYLGTGLAGILATGAVLSAAATVREAQGLMATGFLCFALAFCALVQVVLWRLHHPTQVEEAALDTFDLVYDRALRTTSGAWQRELAAIQDAFLCCGKRSPFSFLERTGANHCHGAGAPREDCLEGIRSFLWTQQKVDLALLSTALALTVHALLLSSFLWFAIRTCRGLHRRGKYALTPRQPPPESVLPLQSRR from the exons ATGAGCCCTGGCCGCAGAGTCAGAGTCGCCAAGTGCCAGATGCTGGCCACCTGCTTCCTTGTCGTG CTGCTGGCCCTGTGTGTGGCCACCTTCGTGACTGTCACCTACTTTGGGGCCCACATGGCCGTCATCCACCAGGTGTCCCCGGGGAGGAACCCCTACGAGGAATCGCACCGCTGGG cCTTCTACCTGGGGACCGGCCTGGCGGGAATCCTGGCCACGGGGGCCGTGCTGAGCGCCGCAGCCACAGTGAGGGAGGCCCAGGGCCTCATGGCCACG gGATTCCTGTGCTTTGCCCTGGCCTTCTGCGCCCTGGTGCAGGTGGTCCTCTGGAGGCTCCACCACCCAACCCAG GTGGAGGAGGCCGCGCTGGACACCTTCGACCTGGTGTACGACCGGGCGCTGAGGACCACGTCTGGCGCCTGGCAGCGGGAGCTGGCGGCCATCCAGGACGCG TTCCTGTGCTGTGGGAAGAGGTCGCCTTTCAGCTTCCTGGAACGCACAGGTGCCAACCATTGTCACGGAGCCGGGGCACCGAGAGAG GACTGCCTGGAGGGCATCCGGAGCTTCCTGTGGACACAGCAGAAGGTGGACCTCGCCCTGCTCAGCACCGCCCTGGCCCTCACG gtgcacgccctgctgctctcctccttcctctggtTCGCCATCCGCACGTGCCGCGGCCTGCACCGCAGAGGCAAATACGCCCTGACGCCACGGCAGCCCCCGCCAGAGTCGGTGCTACCCCTCCAGAGCCGCCGCTAG
- the TSPAN32 gene encoding tetraspanin-32 isoform X2, which produces MSPGRRVRVAKCQMLATCFLVVLLALCVATFVTVTYFGAHMAVIHQVSPGRNPYEESHRWAFYLGTGLAGILATGAVLSAAATVREAQGLMATGFLCFALAFCALVQVVLWRLHHPTQVEEAALDTFDLVYDRALRTTSGAWQRELAAIQDAATGACGASVSLSVLPAWGLGEQPHPPGPVPSSCAVGRGRLSASWNAQVPTIVTEPGHRESPLPRTAWRASGASCGHSRRWTSPCSAPPWPSRCLPVPSRTFQNGVSPLSNIPQQPHNVLYNTPRPQ; this is translated from the exons ATGAGCCCTGGCCGCAGAGTCAGAGTCGCCAAGTGCCAGATGCTGGCCACCTGCTTCCTTGTCGTG CTGCTGGCCCTGTGTGTGGCCACCTTCGTGACTGTCACCTACTTTGGGGCCCACATGGCCGTCATCCACCAGGTGTCCCCGGGGAGGAACCCCTACGAGGAATCGCACCGCTGGG cCTTCTACCTGGGGACCGGCCTGGCGGGAATCCTGGCCACGGGGGCCGTGCTGAGCGCCGCAGCCACAGTGAGGGAGGCCCAGGGCCTCATGGCCACG gGATTCCTGTGCTTTGCCCTGGCCTTCTGCGCCCTGGTGCAGGTGGTCCTCTGGAGGCTCCACCACCCAACCCAG GTGGAGGAGGCCGCGCTGGACACCTTCGACCTGGTGTACGACCGGGCGCTGAGGACCACGTCTGGCGCCTGGCAGCGGGAGCTGGCGGCCATCCAGGACGCG GCCACCGGTGCCTgtggtgcctcagtttccctatccgTCCTGCCCGCCTGGGGGCTTGGAGAGCAACCGCATCCCCCTGGGCCCGTTCCCAGTTCCTGTGCTGTGGGAAGAGGTCGCCTTTCAGCTTCCTGGAACGCACAGGTGCCAACCATTGTCACGGAGCCGGGGCACCGAGAGAG CCCTCTGCCCAGGACTGCCTGGAGGGCATCCGGAGCTTCCTGTGGACACAGCAGAAGGTGGACCTCGCCCTGCTCAGCACCGCCCTGGCCCTCACG CTGTCTCCCAGTgccttctagaacattccagaatggAGTCAGTCCTCTCAGCAACATTCCACAGCAGCCTCATAATGTCCTCTACAACACACCACGTCCACAGTAG
- the TSPAN32 gene encoding tetraspanin-32 isoform X1 — MARAGPRLCTTEALGRPGWAPLQPRTLPLCGEGEGEGRLLLFSLSNEMVSGKCCLLGWRGAWSLGGSLERWIPDEEGSPQPRAGRRRRGIPVLCPGLLRPGAGGPLEAPPPNPGGGGRAGHLRPGVRPGAEDHVWRLAAGAGGHPGRGHRCLWCLSFPIRPARLGAWRATASPWARSQFLCCGKRSPFSFLERTGANHCHGAGAPREDCLEGIRSFLWTQQKVDLALLSTALALTVHALLLSSFLWFAIRTCRGLHRRGKYALTPRQPPPESVLPLQSRR; from the exons atggccagggctggcccgagACTCTGCACCACGGAGGCtctggggaggcctgggtgggctcctctgcagcccaggaccctccctctctgcggggagggggagggggaggggcggctgtTGCTCTTTTCCTTGAGCAATGAGATGGTTTCTGGAAAATGCTGTCTCCTGGGCTGGCGCGGGGcctggagcctgggaggcagcctagAGCGATGGATTCCAGATGAGGAAGGCAGCCCACAGCCaagggcggggaggaggaggagaggg ATTCCTGTGCTTTGCCCTGGCCTTCTGCGCCCTGGTGCAGGTGGTCCTCTGGAGGCTCCACCACCCAACCCAG GTGGAGGAGGCCGCGCTGGACACCTTCGACCTGGTGTACGACCGGGCGCTGAGGACCACGTCTGGCGCCTGGCAGCGGGAGCTGGCGGCCATCCAGGACGCG GCCACCGGTGCCTgtggtgcctcagtttccctatccgTCCTGCCCGCCTGGGGGCTTGGAGAGCAACCGCATCCCCCTGGGCCCGTTCCCAGTTCCTGTGCTGTGGGAAGAGGTCGCCTTTCAGCTTCCTGGAACGCACAGGTGCCAACCATTGTCACGGAGCCGGGGCACCGAGAGAG GACTGCCTGGAGGGCATCCGGAGCTTCCTGTGGACACAGCAGAAGGTGGACCTCGCCCTGCTCAGCACCGCCCTGGCCCTCACG gtgcacgccctgctgctctcctccttcctctggtTCGCCATCCGCACGTGCCGCGGCCTGCACCGCAGAGGCAAATACGCCCTGACGCCACGGCAGCCCCCGCCAGAGTCGGTGCTACCCCTCCAGAGCCGCCGCTAG
- the TSPAN32 gene encoding tetraspanin-32 isoform X6 produces MSPGRRVRVAKCQMLATCFLVVLLALCVATFVTVTYFGAHMAVIHQVSPGRNPYEESHRWAFYLGTGLAGILATGAVLSAAATVREAQGLMATGFLCFALAFCALVQVVLWRLHHPTQVEEAALDTFDLVYDRALRTTSGAWQRELAAIQDAFLCCGKRSPFSFLERTGANHCHGAGAPREPSAQDCLEGIRSFLWTQQKVDLALLSTALALTVHALLLSSFLWFAIRTCRGLHRRGKYALTPRQPPPESVLPLQSRR; encoded by the exons ATGAGCCCTGGCCGCAGAGTCAGAGTCGCCAAGTGCCAGATGCTGGCCACCTGCTTCCTTGTCGTG CTGCTGGCCCTGTGTGTGGCCACCTTCGTGACTGTCACCTACTTTGGGGCCCACATGGCCGTCATCCACCAGGTGTCCCCGGGGAGGAACCCCTACGAGGAATCGCACCGCTGGG cCTTCTACCTGGGGACCGGCCTGGCGGGAATCCTGGCCACGGGGGCCGTGCTGAGCGCCGCAGCCACAGTGAGGGAGGCCCAGGGCCTCATGGCCACG gGATTCCTGTGCTTTGCCCTGGCCTTCTGCGCCCTGGTGCAGGTGGTCCTCTGGAGGCTCCACCACCCAACCCAG GTGGAGGAGGCCGCGCTGGACACCTTCGACCTGGTGTACGACCGGGCGCTGAGGACCACGTCTGGCGCCTGGCAGCGGGAGCTGGCGGCCATCCAGGACGCG TTCCTGTGCTGTGGGAAGAGGTCGCCTTTCAGCTTCCTGGAACGCACAGGTGCCAACCATTGTCACGGAGCCGGGGCACCGAGAGAG CCCTCTGCCCAGGACTGCCTGGAGGGCATCCGGAGCTTCCTGTGGACACAGCAGAAGGTGGACCTCGCCCTGCTCAGCACCGCCCTGGCCCTCACG gtgcacgccctgctgctctcctccttcctctggtTCGCCATCCGCACGTGCCGCGGCCTGCACCGCAGAGGCAAATACGCCCTGACGCCACGGCAGCCCCCGCCAGAGTCGGTGCTACCCCTCCAGAGCCGCCGCTAG
- the TSPAN32 gene encoding tetraspanin-32 isoform X5, translating to MSPGRRVRVAKCQMLATCFLVVLLALCVATFVTVTYFGAHMAVIHQVSPGRNPYEESHRWAFYLGTGLAGILATGAVLSAAATVREAQGLMATGFLCFALAFCALVQVVLWRLHHPTQVEEAALDTFDLVYDRALRTTSGAWQRELAAIQDAATGACGASVSLSVLPAWGLGEQPHPPGPVPSSCAVGRGRLSASWNAQVPTIVTEPGHRERTAWRASGASCGHSRRWTSPCSAPPWPSRCTPCCSPPSSGSPSARAAACTAEANTP from the exons ATGAGCCCTGGCCGCAGAGTCAGAGTCGCCAAGTGCCAGATGCTGGCCACCTGCTTCCTTGTCGTG CTGCTGGCCCTGTGTGTGGCCACCTTCGTGACTGTCACCTACTTTGGGGCCCACATGGCCGTCATCCACCAGGTGTCCCCGGGGAGGAACCCCTACGAGGAATCGCACCGCTGGG cCTTCTACCTGGGGACCGGCCTGGCGGGAATCCTGGCCACGGGGGCCGTGCTGAGCGCCGCAGCCACAGTGAGGGAGGCCCAGGGCCTCATGGCCACG gGATTCCTGTGCTTTGCCCTGGCCTTCTGCGCCCTGGTGCAGGTGGTCCTCTGGAGGCTCCACCACCCAACCCAG GTGGAGGAGGCCGCGCTGGACACCTTCGACCTGGTGTACGACCGGGCGCTGAGGACCACGTCTGGCGCCTGGCAGCGGGAGCTGGCGGCCATCCAGGACGCG GCCACCGGTGCCTgtggtgcctcagtttccctatccgTCCTGCCCGCCTGGGGGCTTGGAGAGCAACCGCATCCCCCTGGGCCCGTTCCCAGTTCCTGTGCTGTGGGAAGAGGTCGCCTTTCAGCTTCCTGGAACGCACAGGTGCCAACCATTGTCACGGAGCCGGGGCACCGAGAGAG GACTGCCTGGAGGGCATCCGGAGCTTCCTGTGGACACAGCAGAAGGTGGACCTCGCCCTGCTCAGCACCGCCCTGGCCCTCACG gtgcacgccctgctgctctcctccttcctctggtTCGCCATCCGCACGTGCCGCGGCCTGCACCGCAGAGGCAAATACGCCCTGA
- the TSPAN32 gene encoding tetraspanin-32 isoform X9, translating into MGGSTGAARGPRPHKPALGTHLPWPLPGDSCALPWPSAPWCRWSSGGSTTQPSTGGGGRAGHLRPGVRPGAEDHVWRLAAGAGGHPGRGHRCLWCLSFPIRPARLGAWRATASPWARSQFLCCGKRSPFSFLERTGANHCHGAGAPREPSAQDCLEGIRSFLWTQQKVDLALLSTALALTVHALLLSSFLWFAIRTCRGLHRRGKYALTPRQPPPESVLPLQSRR; encoded by the exons ATGGGTGGCAGCACGGGCGCTGCCAGAGGCCCCCGGCCCCACAAACCTGCCCTTGGCACACACCTGCCATGGCCCCTGCCTGG gGATTCCTGTGCTTTGCCCTGGCCTTCTGCGCCCTGGTGCAGGTGGTCCTCTGGAGGCTCCACCACCCAACCCAG CACAGGTGGAGGAGGCCGCGCTGGACACCTTCGACCTGGTGTACGACCGGGCGCTGAGGACCACGTCTGGCGCCTGGCAGCGGGAGCTGGCGGCCATCCAGGACGCG GCCACCGGTGCCTgtggtgcctcagtttccctatccgTCCTGCCCGCCTGGGGGCTTGGAGAGCAACCGCATCCCCCTGGGCCCGTTCCCAGTTCCTGTGCTGTGGGAAGAGGTCGCCTTTCAGCTTCCTGGAACGCACAGGTGCCAACCATTGTCACGGAGCCGGGGCACCGAGAGAG CCCTCTGCCCAGGACTGCCTGGAGGGCATCCGGAGCTTCCTGTGGACACAGCAGAAGGTGGACCTCGCCCTGCTCAGCACCGCCCTGGCCCTCACG gtgcacgccctgctgctctcctccttcctctggtTCGCCATCCGCACGTGCCGCGGCCTGCACCGCAGAGGCAAATACGCCCTGACGCCACGGCAGCCCCCGCCAGAGTCGGTGCTACCCCTCCAGAGCCGCCGCTAG